A part of Setaria viridis chromosome 8, Setaria_viridis_v4.0, whole genome shotgun sequence genomic DNA contains:
- the LOC117866877 gene encoding agmatine coumaroyltransferase gives MAAAPDDDAAGGSSSRFRLRVVDTALVTPAGPALPPLSLPLTFFDVKWLHLPPVERVFFYRLSSQEAANADTILATFKDSLSQALRVFYPLAGHIVLPVASRHELVYRPGDAVPFTTAEYDLDMDDLVSYDDPVSVRRLAPLVPQLPKGRAVLAVQATLLLRRQSLALGVTVHHSACDGASSTHFLHTWAAAARAGAPPPPPPVIVDRIPDSRGLYDIYLKSLPPIISNDAFEFVSKPPSSFEDRLLATFTLPRSLQESIKGVVASEAARRGITPPRCSSMLATYAFIWSCYCRSRSGSGSKTTSYFLFSVDHRARLMKSAVPATYFGNCLCPAIATAPEEEVAAAGIAGLLAACAALAAALEEEVREGAQDTWHACVDRVKQAVASGSLLSVAGSPRFRVYDVDFGLGRPAKVEMVSAAKSGAMPISEARVGGGVEVGVSLTAADGAMERFQKSFADGIACLSLCD, from the coding sequence ATGGCGGCGGCCCCTGATGATGAtgccgccggcggcagcagcagccgcttCCGCCTCCGCGTGGTGGACACCGCCCTGGTGACGCCCGCTGGTCCCGCACTGCCGCCGCTCTCCCTCCCGCTAACCTTCTTTGACGTCAAGTGGCTCCACCTCCCCCCGGTCGAGCGCGTCTTCTTCTACCGCCTCTCCTCCCAGGAGGCGGCCAACGCCGACACCATCCTCGCCACCTTTAAGGACTCTCTGTCCCAGGCTCTCCGCGTCTTCTACCCGCTGGCCGGGCACATCGTCCTCCCGGTGGCGAGCCGCCACGAGCTCGTGTACCGCCCGGGCGACGCCGTCCCCTTCACCACTGCCGAATACGACCTGGACATGGATGACCTCGTCTCCTACGACGACCCCGTCAGCGTGAGGAGGTTGGCCCCGCTCGTGCCGCAGCTGCCCAAGGGCCGCGCCGTGCTGGCCGTGCAGGCCACTCTCTTGCTCCGCCGCCAGAGCCTCGCCCTTGGCGTCACCGTCCACCACTCCGCCTGCGACGGCGCCAGCTCCACGCACTTCCTCCACACCTGGGCCGCAGCGGCGCGCGccggagcgccaccgccaccgcccccggTCATCGTCGACCGCATCCCGGACTCCAGGGGCCTCTACGACATCTACCTCAAAAGCCTGCCGCCGATCATCTCCAACGACGCCTTCGAGTTCGTCAGCAAGCCGCCCAGCTCCTTCGAGGACAGGCTCCTGGCAACGTTCACGCTGCCCCGGAGCCTGCAGGAGAGCATCAAGGGCGTCGTCGCCAGCGAGGCGGCGCGACGCGGCATCACGCCGCCACGGTGCTCGTCCATGCTCGCCACTTACGCCTTTATCTGGTCCTGCTACTGCCGAagccgcagcggcagcggcagcaaaaCCACCAGCTACTTCCTCTTCTCCGTGGATCATCGCGCTCGGCTGATGAAGTCGGCCGTCCCAGCCACCTACTTTGGCAACTGCCTCTGCCCGGCCATCGCCAccgcgccggaggaggaggtggcggccgcGGGCATTGCCGGCCTGCTGGCGGCCtgcgcggcgctggcggcggcgttggaggaggaggtgcgcgaGGGGGCGCAGGACACGTGGCACGCCTGCGTGGACCGAGTCAAACAGGCCGTGGCCAGCGGGTCCCTCCTGTCCGTGGCCGGCTCGCCCAGGTTCCGAGTCTACGACGTCGACTTTGGCttgggccggccggccaaggTGGAGATGGTGTCGGCGGCCAAGAGCGGCGCCATGCCGATCTCCGAGGcacgcgtcggcggcggcgtcgaggtggGCGTCTCTCTGACGGCGGCCGATGGTGCCATGGAGCGGTTCCAAAAGAGTTTCGCCGACGGCATCGCCTGCCTCTCTCTCTGCGACTAG